A DNA window from Niabella yanshanensis contains the following coding sequences:
- a CDS encoding ABC transporter permease has product MALQELLKNKLRTFLSLFGVTIGIFCIIGVLATVNSLQRNIQNEIKSMGDNIIFIDKWVWSGGPDYPWWKFVNRPYPKFHELKQIKERSPSTQYAAFFYDISDNIEFGGSILSGVKIYGASEEYNQIQKLTFAQGRYISDAEFNYGTNVAVIGDEVATKLFTLSEAAINKDIKLKGRLVKVIGVIKKQGKQLTGGWDYDKSIIIPYAFAKTIYLERFSDPKIMVKGYEHITSTVLKDELDGVMRSIHRLSPTKESDFALNDLNDISKEVEAAFVGLNIGGAIIGGISLIVGLFGVANIMFVTVKERTPQIGLKKAIGAKRHIILTEFLLEAAFLCIIGGIIGLGLVVLLAFILTKALEFPIYVSVANMAWTFFICILVGIIAGIIPAMQAAKMDPVVAIRS; this is encoded by the coding sequence ATGGCTTTACAGGAGCTATTGAAAAACAAGCTGCGAACTTTTTTAAGTTTGTTCGGCGTAACCATCGGTATATTCTGCATTATTGGGGTGTTGGCCACAGTAAACAGCCTGCAACGCAATATTCAGAACGAAATAAAATCGATGGGCGATAATATTATCTTCATCGATAAATGGGTATGGAGCGGCGGCCCCGACTATCCCTGGTGGAAATTTGTAAATCGCCCCTACCCCAAATTCCATGAACTCAAACAAATCAAAGAACGATCTCCCAGTACGCAGTACGCAGCTTTTTTTTACGATATTTCAGACAATATCGAATTCGGCGGCTCCATTTTAAGTGGTGTAAAAATTTATGGTGCAAGTGAAGAATACAACCAGATACAGAAGCTCACGTTTGCCCAGGGCCGATATATTTCTGATGCAGAGTTTAATTACGGTACCAATGTAGCAGTCATTGGTGATGAAGTAGCCACCAAACTTTTTACCCTCTCGGAAGCAGCTATTAATAAAGACATTAAACTGAAAGGGCGACTGGTAAAAGTAATTGGTGTTATTAAAAAACAGGGTAAGCAGTTAACCGGCGGCTGGGACTACGATAAAAGTATTATTATACCTTACGCATTTGCCAAAACTATTTACCTCGAAAGATTCTCCGATCCTAAAATAATGGTTAAAGGATACGAGCATATCACCAGTACCGTTTTAAAAGACGAGTTGGATGGTGTTATGCGAAGTATACACCGCTTAAGTCCCACCAAGGAATCCGACTTTGCCCTCAACGACCTGAATGATATCAGCAAAGAAGTAGAAGCTGCTTTTGTGGGCCTGAATATTGGTGGCGCCATTATTGGAGGCATCAGTCTTATTGTGGGATTATTTGGTGTTGCTAACATTATGTTTGTTACGGTGAAAGAACGAACTCCCCAGATCGGACTTAAAAAAGCCATTGGCGCCAAACGGCATATTATACTGACAGAATTTTTGCTCGAAGCAGCTTTTCTTTGCATTATAGGCGGTATTATCGGGCTTGGGCTTGTAGTATTACTGGCTTTCATTCTTACCAAGGCCCTGGAATTCCCGATCTATGTTTCTGTAGCCAATATGGCCTGGACCTTCTTTATCTGTATATTGGTAGGTATCATTGCCGGAATCATTCCCGCGATGCAGGCAGCCAAGATGGATCCGGTGGTGGCTATCAGAAGTTAG
- a CDS encoding OstA-like protein, protein MIKKTSKSLHLFFPFALLVFGCLIAYSATSSLNPSAASRAKTFLKDTIKIIHSNTLSLRKESDTNSLVILEGDVVLRQGNTLFKADKAIKNDRQNTFEAWGHVHINDGDTTNIYSDHLKYFGNPQIANLDGNVRLTDGQATLTTPSLVYNMVTNTGVYKQGGKVVNKKTVITSKEGEYYRDVQNVFFKKDVVVNDPAYKITADSLQYNTATEVVTFISMTHIKDSARRSIDTKEGYYNLRTKQAEFGQRPFINDDNKSTLNADKVYLDDNIARAEGNAIAVDSVRGTIIIANTIFQNRLNEAILATQKPVMIIKQDNDSLYVAADTLFSAKLSDLFETVVLPPVIDSVSHADSVIVGDSIVKTDKKNAQVISQTFRKDLKASNDSTDRYFEAFHHVRIYSDSMQAVSDSLFYSFRDSTFRLYKDPVVWGKESQITGDTILLHTKNKQPHWMEAFKNGFMVNSMGHEVFNQIKASRIDAYFVDGGLDSVRAKGSAECIYYLQDDDSAFTGVNQNTCDIIDSYFEDKQLKKVAFRSNVKGTIYPIQQKKPSEMKLEGFQWHEAVRPKTKYELFE, encoded by the coding sequence GTGATAAAAAAAACTTCAAAATCGCTCCATCTTTTTTTTCCCTTTGCACTATTGGTGTTTGGATGCCTGATAGCCTATAGCGCTACCAGTTCTCTTAACCCATCTGCAGCCAGCAGGGCAAAAACATTCTTAAAAGATACGATAAAGATCATACATTCCAATACCCTGTCTCTGAGAAAAGAATCAGACACCAACAGTCTTGTCATATTGGAAGGTGACGTGGTGCTCAGGCAGGGGAATACCCTTTTCAAGGCCGATAAAGCCATCAAAAACGACCGCCAAAATACTTTTGAAGCCTGGGGACATGTTCATATTAATGACGGGGACACCACTAATATCTATTCAGATCATCTTAAATACTTCGGCAATCCCCAGATAGCCAACCTGGACGGAAATGTACGTTTAACAGACGGGCAGGCTACACTTACCACGCCCAGCCTGGTATATAATATGGTTACCAATACAGGCGTGTATAAACAGGGAGGAAAAGTTGTCAATAAAAAAACGGTCATTACCAGTAAAGAAGGGGAATACTATAGAGATGTACAAAATGTGTTTTTTAAAAAAGATGTAGTTGTTAATGATCCGGCTTACAAAATCACCGCCGACTCATTACAATATAATACCGCCACGGAAGTTGTCACTTTTATATCGATGACACATATAAAAGATAGCGCCCGTAGAAGTATTGACACGAAAGAAGGTTATTATAATCTTCGAACCAAACAGGCGGAATTTGGTCAGCGCCCGTTTATTAACGATGACAACAAGTCAACACTAAACGCTGACAAAGTTTATCTCGATGATAACATAGCCCGTGCGGAGGGTAATGCCATCGCTGTAGATTCTGTACGCGGTACGATCATTATTGCAAATACCATTTTTCAAAACCGGCTTAATGAAGCCATATTGGCAACGCAAAAGCCCGTCATGATCATCAAACAGGATAATGACTCGCTTTATGTTGCTGCCGATACCCTCTTTAGCGCGAAATTATCCGACCTTTTCGAAACCGTGGTTCTGCCTCCGGTTATTGACAGTGTGAGCCATGCCGACAGTGTTATTGTTGGCGACAGTATCGTAAAAACAGATAAAAAAAATGCGCAGGTTATTTCGCAAACCTTTCGGAAAGACCTGAAAGCATCCAATGACAGTACTGATCGCTATTTTGAAGCTTTTCACCATGTAAGAATCTATTCAGATTCGATGCAGGCTGTGTCTGATAGCTTATTTTATTCTTTCCGGGACTCCACATTCCGTTTATATAAAGACCCTGTGGTGTGGGGTAAGGAAAGCCAGATTACCGGAGATACCATTTTACTGCACACGAAAAACAAACAACCACATTGGATGGAAGCATTTAAAAACGGTTTTATGGTGAACTCAATGGGGCATGAAGTTTTTAACCAGATCAAAGCCTCCCGGATAGACGCCTATTTTGTCGATGGCGGCCTGGATTCGGTCCGGGCCAAGGGATCAGCAGAATGTATTTATTATTTGCAGGATGATGACAGTGCCTTTACGGGTGTTAATCAGAATACCTGTGATATTATCGATTCTTATTTTGAAGACAAGCAATTAAAAAAGGTTGCGTTCCGAAGTAATGTAAAAGGTACTATTTACCCCATACAGCAAAAAAAACCTTCAGAAATGAAACTGGAAGGTTTCCAATGGCATGAAGCGGTCAGGCCCAAAACAAAATACGAGCTGTTTGAGTAA
- a CDS encoding MlaD family protein: MKISNEVKVGVLALVSIALLIIGFRFLKAKDIFNRTPKIYAIFKSVGGLEKSNFIKINGLTVGTVYSMEPADENVTAIKVVLSITEDVHIPSNSVAYIEGSLLGSANIVIERGTSTTLIEDGGRIATKEEAGLLGNLSSEAKPLMTKIKTVADSVTLLLSNFNQILNPNTQRDVQNAITNLNYSTASLNALLAGVNKPLAATLDNVSAITGNLKNQNEAIEGILLNANTFTGNLKQLQFQKTVDSLNATISDLHSAINNITNPNGSLGALTNDRQLYNKMNDVLLSAEILLDDLRVHPKRYVNISVFGKKNKAGELTAPAIKDSVPR, translated from the coding sequence ATGAAAATTTCAAATGAAGTAAAAGTAGGTGTACTGGCACTCGTATCTATAGCTTTATTAATAATTGGTTTCAGGTTTTTAAAAGCAAAAGATATCTTCAACCGCACACCAAAGATCTATGCCATTTTTAAATCGGTAGGCGGGCTTGAAAAATCAAATTTTATAAAAATAAACGGTCTGACAGTGGGAACGGTTTACTCTATGGAGCCTGCAGACGAAAATGTAACTGCAATAAAAGTAGTTTTGAGTATTACCGAAGATGTACACATACCGTCTAACTCGGTTGCTTATATCGAGGGAAGCCTTCTGGGTTCTGCGAATATCGTTATTGAGAGAGGCACTTCAACTACCTTAATTGAAGACGGAGGCAGAATTGCTACTAAAGAGGAAGCGGGTTTGCTGGGTAATCTTTCTTCTGAAGCAAAACCTTTGATGACAAAGATCAAAACGGTAGCAGATTCTGTTACATTGCTATTGTCTAACTTCAACCAGATTTTAAACCCCAACACCCAGCGTGATGTTCAGAACGCGATTACTAACCTGAACTACTCCACTGCTTCCCTTAATGCATTGCTCGCCGGGGTTAACAAGCCGTTGGCAGCTACATTAGATAATGTTAGTGCTATTACCGGTAATCTGAAGAACCAGAATGAGGCTATCGAGGGCATACTACTTAATGCCAACACCTTTACCGGCAATTTAAAGCAATTACAATTTCAAAAAACAGTGGACAGCTTAAATGCTACTATTTCCGACCTTCATAGCGCCATCAATAATATTACCAATCCCAATGGCAGCCTGGGCGCCTTAACTAACGACCGGCAATTGTATAATAAAATGAATGACGTTTTATTGAGCGCTGAAATACTGCTGGATGACTTGCGGGTACATCCTAAGCGCTACGTAAATATATCTGTTTTTGGCAAAAAAAATAAAGCAGGCGAACTAACTGCTCCTGCAATAAAAGATTCAGTACCCAGGTGA
- a CDS encoding N-acetylmuramoyl-L-alanine amidase family protein — MIRFLFIAGCVLHCLGTAWGQQNTSSVKTIVVDAGHGGPDVGARGTETNEATITLAVGLKLAKALRETFPSIKTLETRSTFPLPGGNTNANAANRYRAQFANENHGDLFISLHCNAAGRKPGGWYTKKVVGRQARTRMVKKGKKKVKQTYYVNSYQDVWVENKAKGTETYIWAVNKNDQKLSSLKNNVPDDDEDYYNEEGEDLDADSLKLPDLNDPAEKARMLIYAQHYFRKSYALATLVEKEFVASGRTSRGVQQRNHKGIWVLQATGMPSILVEMGFISNNDDQAYLMSEEGQNTIVKDIVNAVKVYLEKYG, encoded by the coding sequence ATGATTCGATTCTTATTTATTGCTGGCTGTGTTCTCCATTGTTTAGGTACGGCCTGGGGTCAGCAAAACACTTCATCCGTAAAAACGATAGTTGTTGATGCGGGCCATGGAGGCCCGGATGTGGGTGCAAGAGGTACCGAAACCAATGAGGCAACCATTACCCTTGCCGTGGGTTTAAAATTGGCCAAAGCGCTAAGAGAAACTTTTCCGTCCATCAAAACCCTCGAAACCAGGTCCACTTTTCCCCTGCCGGGAGGTAATACCAATGCGAATGCGGCCAACCGGTATCGCGCGCAATTTGCAAACGAAAATCATGGAGATCTTTTCATTTCATTGCATTGTAATGCTGCGGGAAGAAAACCAGGTGGATGGTATACTAAAAAAGTTGTAGGCAGGCAGGCACGTACCCGGATGGTTAAAAAAGGAAAAAAGAAAGTAAAACAAACCTATTATGTCAACAGCTACCAGGATGTATGGGTGGAAAATAAGGCGAAGGGAACGGAGACTTATATCTGGGCAGTCAATAAAAACGATCAAAAGTTGTCTTCCCTGAAAAATAATGTGCCCGATGACGACGAAGACTATTATAATGAGGAAGGCGAAGACCTGGATGCAGACAGCTTAAAACTGCCGGACCTCAATGACCCGGCAGAAAAAGCGCGTATGCTTATTTATGCACAGCATTACTTCCGCAAAAGCTACGCCCTGGCAACACTGGTTGAAAAGGAATTTGTAGCCAGCGGGCGAACCAGCCGTGGCGTTCAACAACGCAACCATAAAGGCATTTGGGTGTTACAAGCTACCGGTATGCCCAGTATCCTCGTAGAAATGGGTTTTATAAGCAATAACGACGACCAGGCTTACCTGATGAGCGAAGAAGGACAAAACACCATTGTTAAAGATATTGTTAATGCTGTAAAGGTTTATTTGGAAAAATATGGTTAA
- a CDS encoding putative LPS assembly protein LptD: MRKFKRIYHAVLILTVIFLLTVSKQIGAINFLFKISPAYEESSRLAMSSFSLSDTVPLKKDSLLKLLKDTIPGLKDSLQIADSTLADSLPRARVDTFTLKVSKDSLEAPVVYEAQDSAIGLVQGKTIELYGKAKTEYQTSSLQAPYMRLNQATGVVSARAGRDSTGAVVDYIEMNDGQSQYKSDSLDYNFQNQRGLIRGTISQQGEMFVHSHIAKKVNENTVYATGNFFTTCNLDHPHFGFRANRAKIVNKKLAVTGAVRPEFDSVPVPVYLPFGFYPLYQGRHSGAMAPSFETNDQEGVGLSGLGYYLGISDYWDVQFTGDVYSFGTWSANALPTYRKLYKYQGNLNLGVRSTKRNTRDDPDYMKTMSYTFNWSHSSDSRSRPGVNFGASVNWSSTNYSRLIPNNAQLNFQNVIGSSINYSKQWQDKPFNLSLSMNHSQNNQNRSMTINFPTANFAVTTIYPLQKKESVGKKKWYEQLGIGYNGSFRNDFNFYDSVAYSRSNDLINNRRFMKFLLDTARWSANHNIPITLSLPSILNGALVIAPSVSYSQEWVDGVTTMSWGPKTFYRRNMANNGDSSYVRDTILADVARGFKIKQQTSFGISFNTALYGSYEFKGEKVKAIRHVMRPTFGLNYTPDLTKNFWKPVQIDSIGTIALYNQLDGLYSRPVSQFTSRESGGISFGLDNNLEMKVRAKPKKKKPGSSSSDEGEDDKEKDSFVDTKEEDAENGIKKIKLIDGFGFNGSYNFLADSLKLSPISMYFRTNLFEKINLNASATLVPYELNETGYATSRYAWAGDGGFKIGTVTNASISMSTSFQSKPKDPEKAKAREKAINESLNDPMLQGDQTRLMEYMRQNPAQFVDFNTPWSINLSYSLNYSRQNRNPLTLQSSTSPITSSVNFNGSFNLTPKWNFSVNGFYDFSTAKIQTFSMAISRDLHCWQMAINVTPIGLYRFFNFTISPKAGILQDLKINRSRSFVGGR, translated from the coding sequence ATGCGCAAATTTAAAAGAATTTACCATGCCGTACTTATACTTACTGTTATCTTCCTTTTAACGGTCAGTAAACAAATTGGCGCTATTAATTTTTTATTTAAGATATCTCCCGCTTATGAAGAGTCCAGTAGGCTGGCAATGTCTTCTTTTTCCCTATCTGATACGGTTCCGCTAAAAAAGGATTCACTTCTTAAACTACTGAAAGATACGATTCCGGGTTTGAAAGACAGTTTGCAAATTGCGGACAGTACACTAGCAGACAGTTTACCACGAGCAAGAGTAGATACATTTACTTTAAAAGTTTCGAAAGATAGTTTGGAAGCTCCTGTTGTATACGAAGCACAGGATTCTGCTATAGGGTTGGTACAGGGCAAAACCATCGAATTGTATGGTAAGGCTAAAACAGAATATCAAACCAGTTCTTTGCAGGCTCCTTACATGCGGCTTAATCAGGCCACAGGCGTTGTGTCAGCGAGGGCGGGCAGGGATAGCACGGGTGCTGTGGTTGATTATATTGAAATGAATGACGGGCAAAGCCAGTATAAATCGGATAGCCTGGATTATAACTTTCAAAACCAGAGAGGCTTGATACGGGGCACCATTTCTCAACAGGGAGAAATGTTTGTGCACTCCCATATAGCTAAAAAAGTGAATGAGAATACGGTATACGCCACCGGTAACTTTTTCACTACTTGTAATTTAGATCACCCCCATTTTGGTTTCAGAGCCAACAGGGCAAAAATCGTTAATAAAAAACTGGCTGTAACCGGCGCTGTCCGTCCCGAATTTGATTCGGTGCCCGTACCGGTTTACCTGCCTTTCGGTTTTTACCCGCTTTACCAGGGCCGGCATTCGGGTGCAATGGCGCCAAGTTTTGAAACCAATGACCAGGAAGGGGTGGGTTTGTCCGGTTTGGGGTATTACCTCGGTATCAGCGACTATTGGGATGTACAGTTTACCGGCGATGTTTATTCTTTTGGAACCTGGAGTGCTAATGCGCTTCCAACCTACCGCAAGTTATACAAATACCAGGGTAACCTGAATTTGGGCGTTAGAAGTACGAAAAGGAATACAAGAGATGATCCTGACTATATGAAGACCATGAGCTATACTTTTAACTGGTCGCACAGCTCGGATAGCCGTTCCAGGCCCGGGGTGAATTTTGGCGCCAGTGTTAACTGGAGTTCTACTAACTATAGCCGTTTAATTCCCAATAATGCGCAGCTCAACTTTCAAAACGTAATCGGATCTTCTATTAATTATTCTAAGCAATGGCAGGATAAACCGTTTAACCTGTCGCTGTCTATGAATCATAGCCAGAACAACCAAAACCGGTCGATGACCATTAACTTCCCTACAGCCAATTTTGCAGTCACTACAATTTATCCTTTACAGAAAAAAGAAAGCGTAGGTAAGAAAAAGTGGTATGAGCAATTAGGTATCGGCTATAATGGTAGCTTTAGAAACGATTTTAACTTTTACGATTCGGTGGCTTATTCAAGAAGTAATGATCTCATTAATAACAGGCGTTTCATGAAATTCTTGCTGGATACTGCCCGATGGAGCGCTAACCATAATATTCCTATTACACTTTCTTTGCCCTCCATCCTGAATGGAGCACTGGTAATTGCACCTTCTGTTTCTTACTCCCAGGAGTGGGTGGATGGGGTCACTACGATGAGCTGGGGACCTAAAACATTTTACAGGAGGAATATGGCCAATAATGGTGATAGTTCTTATGTGAGAGATACGATACTGGCAGATGTAGCCCGTGGCTTCAAGATCAAGCAGCAAACTTCATTTGGTATCTCATTTAATACAGCATTATATGGTAGCTATGAATTTAAAGGAGAGAAGGTAAAAGCTATCCGGCACGTAATGAGACCAACCTTCGGCCTGAATTATACACCGGACCTGACAAAAAACTTCTGGAAGCCTGTACAAATAGATAGTATTGGTACGATAGCGCTGTATAACCAGTTAGATGGGTTGTACTCCCGGCCCGTTAGCCAGTTTACGAGCAGGGAATCCGGAGGTATTAGCTTTGGGTTAGATAATAATCTCGAAATGAAAGTAAGGGCCAAACCGAAAAAAAAGAAGCCTGGCAGCAGCTCGTCAGATGAAGGAGAGGATGATAAAGAAAAAGATTCTTTTGTAGATACGAAAGAGGAAGATGCTGAAAATGGTATCAAAAAAATAAAACTGATAGATGGTTTTGGGTTCAACGGATCGTATAATTTTTTAGCAGACAGTTTAAAATTGTCACCGATCAGCATGTATTTCAGGACCAACCTTTTTGAAAAAATAAACCTGAACGCCTCAGCTACCTTAGTTCCCTATGAATTAAACGAGACGGGATATGCGACTTCCAGGTATGCCTGGGCTGGCGATGGAGGATTTAAAATAGGTACGGTAACCAACGCCAGTATTTCTATGAGCACCAGTTTTCAGAGTAAGCCGAAAGACCCGGAAAAGGCAAAAGCCAGGGAAAAAGCCATTAACGAAAGTTTGAATGATCCGATGCTTCAGGGCGATCAAACCAGGTTGATGGAGTATATGCGTCAGAATCCGGCGCAGTTCGTAGATTTCAACACGCCCTGGTCTATTAATTTATCCTATTCATTAAACTATTCCCGCCAAAATCGGAATCCATTGACATTACAAAGTTCCACCAGTCCGATTACTTCCAGCGTTAATTTCAATGGTAGCTTTAACCTGACTCCAAAATGGAATTTCAGTGTAAACGGGTTCTATGATTTTTCTACAGCCAAAATACAGACCTTCTCGATGGCCATTTCGCGTGACCTGCATTGCTGGCAGATGGCTATTAATGTTACACCCATAGGTTTGTACCGCTTCTTCAATTTCACCATTAGTCCGAAAGCGGGTATTCTACAAGACCTTAAGATCAATCGTAGCCGTTCTTTTGTTGGCGGAAGATAA
- a CDS encoding class I SAM-dependent methyltransferase, producing MLRFLKKQTPKFLYINRTFGNQPFTLLDVGSGNRSASKTKAMYPNCEYHGIDIVRDFNNGESDFATMHSFYELDLTQLNLEIIPDSYFDFIRMAHVIEHLHNGDLVLPALIKKLKPSGYFYIEYPGEKSTRLPSMHGTLNFKDDPTHVRLYSVKEIAGIFEGNDCRVIQSGVRRNKLFILLTPFRLLAGILSSKKLNANIFWDILGFAEFVFAQKKSSK from the coding sequence ATGCTTCGCTTTCTAAAAAAACAAACGCCCAAGTTTCTATACATCAACCGAACATTTGGCAACCAGCCTTTTACTTTACTGGATGTAGGATCCGGCAACCGGTCGGCTTCCAAAACAAAGGCCATGTATCCGAATTGCGAGTACCATGGGATTGATATAGTAAGAGATTTTAATAACGGCGAAAGCGACTTCGCCACCATGCATAGCTTCTATGAGCTGGACCTTACCCAATTAAACCTGGAGATCATCCCTGACAGTTATTTTGACTTTATCAGGATGGCGCATGTAATCGAACATCTTCATAACGGCGACCTGGTTTTGCCTGCACTTATCAAAAAGTTAAAGCCAAGCGGTTACTTTTATATTGAATACCCGGGTGAAAAAAGTACACGCTTACCGAGCATGCACGGTACATTGAATTTTAAAGACGACCCTACCCATGTACGGCTTTATTCTGTAAAAGAAATAGCAGGAATATTCGAAGGCAATGACTGCAGGGTTATACAATCGGGTGTCCGCCGTAATAAGCTGTTTATTTTATTAACACCGTTCAGGTTACTGGCAGGTATACTGAGCTCCAAAAAGCTGAATGCAAATATCTTCTGGGATATTTTGGGCTTCGCTGAATTTGTTTTTGCACAAAAGAAATCGTCCAAATAA
- a CDS encoding lysophospholipid acyltransferase family protein, which produces MNIFKEIAGRVWATWGLLSFIVTFLIILPISLISYLIPEPGGTHFLIRISRIWMRVWLFLIGCPFRVTGTQHFEKGKSYIVTCNHNSLLDIPLSSPFIPGPNKTIAKMSFAKIPLFGLYYAKGSVLVDRKSEKSRRVSFEKMKWVLRTGMHMCIYPEGTRNRTKEPLKAFYSGAFKLAYETKTEIIPAIISGTKEAVPLHKTFFFLPRRLEIHFLPPVSSKDMTALELKDKVFTTMYDHIRKNTL; this is translated from the coding sequence ATGAACATTTTCAAAGAGATAGCAGGCAGAGTTTGGGCCACCTGGGGCTTGCTGAGTTTTATTGTTACATTTCTGATTATCTTACCCATTTCGTTGATCTCCTACCTGATACCGGAGCCGGGAGGTACCCATTTCCTTATAAGGATCTCCAGGATTTGGATGCGGGTATGGCTGTTCCTCATCGGATGCCCCTTTAGAGTTACCGGTACCCAACATTTTGAAAAAGGCAAAAGCTATATTGTCACCTGTAATCATAATTCGCTACTGGATATTCCCCTTTCATCGCCATTTATACCAGGCCCTAACAAAACCATTGCTAAAATGAGTTTTGCCAAAATACCTTTGTTTGGTCTTTATTATGCCAAGGGATCGGTACTGGTTGATCGTAAAAGTGAAAAAAGCCGCCGGGTAAGCTTTGAAAAAATGAAATGGGTGTTGAGAACAGGAATGCATATGTGTATTTATCCCGAAGGAACGCGAAACCGTACTAAAGAGCCGCTAAAAGCTTTCTACAGCGGAGCTTTCAAGCTGGCCTACGAAACGAAAACTGAAATTATCCCGGCTATTATTTCAGGCACAAAGGAAGCTGTTCCTTTACATAAAACCTTTTTCTTTTTACCCAGGAGACTGGAGATCCACTTCCTCCCCCCGGTCTCTTCTAAAGATATGACTGCATTGGAATTAAAAGACAAAGTGTTTACTACCATGTACGATCATATCCGGAAAAATACTCTTTAA
- the ung gene encoding uracil-DNA glycosylase codes for MDVQIEASWKEQLKEEFDKPYFSNIVNHLKTEKEQNKIIYPPGRMIFNAFNSTPFDKVKVLILGQDPYHGPGQAHGLCFSVQPGVPAPPSLVNIFKELQTDIGMERPKNGDLSKWAAEGVFLLNASLTVRAGEPMSHAKIGWAQFTDAVIKKIAEEKEHVVFLLWGKFAQEKAAFIDESKHHILKAAHPSPLSAHAGFLGCQHFSKTNQYLMKHGIEPVDWKL; via the coding sequence ATGGACGTACAGATAGAAGCTTCCTGGAAAGAACAATTAAAAGAAGAATTCGATAAGCCTTACTTTTCGAATATTGTGAATCATCTTAAAACGGAAAAAGAGCAAAATAAAATCATTTACCCGCCGGGGAGAATGATCTTTAACGCATTTAATTCCACTCCGTTTGATAAAGTTAAAGTACTCATCCTGGGGCAGGATCCTTATCATGGACCCGGCCAGGCCCATGGCTTATGCTTTTCTGTTCAGCCAGGCGTACCGGCTCCTCCTTCGCTCGTGAATATTTTTAAAGAATTACAGACGGATATAGGCATGGAAAGGCCAAAGAACGGGGATCTGAGTAAATGGGCGGCAGAAGGTGTCTTTCTGCTGAACGCTTCGTTAACCGTTCGTGCGGGCGAGCCTATGAGCCATGCTAAAATTGGCTGGGCTCAATTTACCGATGCCGTTATTAAAAAGATCGCTGAAGAAAAAGAACATGTGGTGTTTTTGCTTTGGGGAAAATTTGCCCAGGAGAAGGCTGCTTTTATCGATGAGTCAAAACATCATATCCTTAAAGCAGCACATCCTTCCCCTTTATCAGCGCACGCAGGGTTCCTGGGATGCCAGCATTTCTCAAAAACCAATCAATACCTGATGAAGCATGGTATCGAGCCGGTGGATTGGAAATTGTAG